One Tissierellales bacterium genomic window, CCCGGACAAATGAAAACTATAAAAATGGACTAGATTTATTGAAAGAAATGGGGGCAGTAATAACCAATACAGAAACAGTTATATTTGATTTATTAAAGAAGGCGGGGACATCGGAATTTAAAACTTTATCAAAATTAATAAAATAGATAAAACTAGAATTGTAGAATATCTATAAAGGAATTTGGTCTCTCTTATAGAAGATATACGGTATAAAGTTCTAATAAGGGGGATAGGTATGAAAAAAAGATTAAGTGTATTTCTAGTATTAATCCTAGCTCTATCTAGTATTTTAGTTGGATGTAATGGGAAAAAGGAAATAGTAGATTCTTCAGCATCTAAAGAAGAATTATCAGTCTATAAGGATATGGCAGGAAGGGAAGTCCAGCTACCAGAAAAGATTGAAAAAGTTTATACAACTAGTTATGTAGGAACAGTATTTATGTATACTTTTGATGAGGAAAAATTAGCAGGAATAAGTGTTAATTTGACAGAAGATGAGAAAAAATATACTTCAGAGTATTTTCAATCTCTTCCAGTAATAGGAGGTGTAGGTGGTAAAGGTCAAGAAACTAGTCTAGAAGAGATAATCAGCATATCACCAGATGTAGTTCTATTCATTGATAGTCTAGATAAAGGTAGCATAGATGAAATGGATAAACTACAGGAACAATTGGATATTCCTGTTATAATGTTAAGTGACCATATAGAGGATATATCAGACACCTATAGAGAACTTGGAAAAATATTTGATAATGAAGAAAGGGCTAATGAATTAAGTAAATATGTAGATGAATGGTTTAAGGAAGTAGATGATATTATAAGTGATATTCCTGAAGAAGAAAGGGCAACAATATATTATGCAAGTGGACCGGTAGGATTGGAGACAGGGGTTAAAGGGTCAAGACATGTACAGTCAATTGAGCTTGCTGGAGGAGTAAATGTAATAGAAGGGGATGCTAGTGAAAATAAAGGTAGGGTTGAGGTTTCTATAGAAGAAGTATTAGAAGGGAATCCTGAGTTAGTAATTGTGGCACCTTCAAAAAGTGATGGGGTATCTAGTAGTTATGAATATATAAAAACTGATGAAAGCTGGAAATATGTACAGGTAGTTAAAAATGGTAAGGTATATGGAACCCCCTATAAGCCTTTCAATTGGTTTGATAGACCACCAGCTGTAAATAGGGTTCTAGGGATAAAATGGCTTACATATATTATGTACCCTGATAAAGCTGATTATGATATTAAAGAAGAAGCAAAAGATTTTTATAAACTATTTTATAATATTGAATTAAATGAAGAGGATATTAAAGATATATTAGGGAACTCAATATAATAAGAATCCTGTGAATTATCACCACTTATGGAAGGTGGGAGAATTCTTGCAAATCCAGGTTAAAAGGTATACTGATTAATCAGTATACCTTTTAAATTTGTACAAGCTAATCTTATGATATATAATATTATTTAATTGATAATTTTAAAAATATATAAGTTATTTTAGTGAAACAGGAGGTAATTTATTGAACAAAGAAATAAGACTTACTGAAGGTAATATAATTGAAACACTAGTAAAACTTGCATTACCAATTATGGGGACTTCTTTTGTGGAGATGGCCTATAGTTTCATGGATATGATATGGCTTGGTAGATTAAGTACAAATGCAGTAGCAGCAGCAGGAACTGTTGGATTCTTTACCTGGTTTGGGTCTGCATTATTTTTAATACCTAAAATAGGTGCAGAAGTCGGGGTGGCTCAATCCTATGGTAAAGATGATATGGATGCTGCCAGACATTATGTTTCCCATACTTTGCAATTAAATATTATTATTGCTTTATTATATTCATTGTTACTTATAGTTTTTAAAGACAAATTAATAGGATTTTTTGATTTAGGAGATAAAGAAGTAATTAGTATGGCGGTAGATTATCTAGTTATAATTTCCTTTGGAATGATTTTTTATTTTCTAAATCCTGTTTTTGCTGGTATATTCAATGGTACTGGAAATAGTATCACACCATTTATTATAAATTCTATTGGGCTAGTTATAAACATAGTTCTTGACCCTTTATTAATTTTTGGTTGGGGTCCATTTCCTGAGATGGGGATTAAG contains:
- a CDS encoding MATE family efflux transporter; protein product: MNKEIRLTEGNIIETLVKLALPIMGTSFVEMAYSFMDMIWLGRLSTNAVAAAGTVGFFTWFGSALFLIPKIGAEVGVAQSYGKDDMDAARHYVSHTLQLNIIIALLYSLLLIVFKDKLIGFFDLGDKEVISMAVDYLVIISFGMIFYFLNPVFAGIFNGTGNSITPFIINSIGLVINIVLDPLLIFGWGPFPEMGIK
- a CDS encoding ABC transporter substrate-binding protein, coding for MKKRLSVFLVLILALSSILVGCNGKKEIVDSSASKEELSVYKDMAGREVQLPEKIEKVYTTSYVGTVFMYTFDEEKLAGISVNLTEDEKKYTSEYFQSLPVIGGVGGKGQETSLEEIISISPDVVLFIDSLDKGSIDEMDKLQEQLDIPVIMLSDHIEDISDTYRELGKIFDNEERANELSKYVDEWFKEVDDIISDIPEEERATIYYASGPVGLETGVKGSRHVQSIELAGGVNVIEGDASENKGRVEVSIEEVLEGNPELVIVAPSKSDGVSSSYEYIKTDESWKYVQVVKNGKVYGTPYKPFNWFDRPPAVNRVLGIKWLTYIMYPDKADYDIKEEAKDFYKLFYNIELNEEDIKDILGNSI